One part of the Glycine soja cultivar W05 chromosome 11, ASM419377v2, whole genome shotgun sequence genome encodes these proteins:
- the LOC114375558 gene encoding protein trichome birefringence-like 19: protein MKIEVLELLKNNYAARNIPKGVFLLPFTFLVVVILLLITNLNESYSYLYGSSVESTENFSCNIFSGNWVPHSKGPYYSNESCPFITYKQNCFMHGRPDREFLKWRWKPDECELPLFDAKQFLKLVRGKSMAFVGDSIGRNQMESLLCLLNSVARPEDITARYTSNDDKYFKWWYYADYKFTVTILWSPFLVKSSQTYLNDTSFSNAENLYVDEADKAWASHIENFDYVIFSGGQWFFRPLTFYENGHVVGCQKCHNLMEDPLNLYGYRHAFRTAFRTVINLKGFKGVVFMVTHSPNHFENGEWNKGGGCNRTLPVTREESAFLRPYGLDEFYQTQVEEFTAAEKEAREKGLRFGLMNITGVMLMRPDGHPHKYGHNLDRNVSVNDCVHWCMPGPVDTWNEFLLHMMKKERL from the exons ATGAAAATCGAGGTATTGGAGCTTCTGAAAAACAATTATGCAGCAAGAAACATTCCCAAAGGGGTGTTCCTACTACCATTCACTTTTCTGGTGGTGGTGATACTACTTCTGATCACAAACTTAAACGAATCATATTCTTATCTATATGGAAGCAGCGTGGAAAGCACAGAAAACTTTAGCTGCAACATATTTTCAGGAAATTGGGTGCCTCATTCCAAAGGGCCATACTACAGTAATGAAAGCTGCCCTTTCATAACGTACAAGCAAAACTGCTTCATGCATGGGAGACCCGACAGAGAGTTCCTAAAATGGAGATGGAAACCTGACGAATGTGAGCTTCCACTGTTTGATGCCAAACAGTTTCTGAAGCTTGTTCGGGGAAAGTCCATGGCTTTTGTAGGAGACTCAATTGGGAGAAACCAGATGGAGTCATTGTTGTGTCTCCTAAATAGT GTTGCTCGTCCTGAAGACATTACAGCCAGATATACATCAAACGACGACAAATATTTCAAATGGTGGTATTATGCTGATTACAAGTTCACTGTTACAATATTATGGTCCCCCTTTCTAGTCAAATCAAGTCAAACATACCTCAACGACACTTCTTTCTCCAACGCCGAGAACCTATACGTGGATGAAGCAGATAAAGCCTGGGCCAGCCACATTGAAAATTTCGACTACGTTATTTTCTCAGGAGGACAATGGTTCTTCCGACCCTTGACATTCTACGAAAACGGCCATGTTGTAGGGTGTCAAAAGTGCCATAACCTGATGGAAGACCCTCTAAACTTGTACGGATACAGACACGCATTCCGAACAGCTTTTAGAACCGTTATAAACCTTAAAGGGTTCAAGGGGGTGGTGTTTATGGTGACTCATTCGCCGAATCATTTTGAGAATGGGGAGTGGAATAAAGGAGGGGGTTGTAATAGAACACTGCCTGTTACAAGGGAAGAAAGTGCGTTTTTGCGTCCTTATGGTTTGGATGAATTTTATCAGACACAAGTGGAGGAATTCACTGCTGCAGAGAAGGAAGCGAGAGAGAAAGGTTTGCGTTTTGGGTTGATGAATATAACTGGCGTGATGCTTATGAGGCCTGATGGACATCCTCATAAATATGGCCACAATTTGGATAGAAATGTGAGCGTCAACGATTGCGTTCATTGGTGCATGCCTGGCCCTGTTGATACGTGGAATGAGTTTTTGCTCCATATGATGAAAAAGGAAAGGTTGTAA
- the LOC114374951 gene encoding dof zinc finger protein DOF1.5-like isoform X2, whose translation MAEESQGIKLFGAMITLNRGEVNKGEKGSEYERVEKRAEKIIPCPRCKSMETKFCYFNNYNVNQPRHFCKSCQRYWTAGGALRNVAVGAGRRKVKSPCHGAGVYESTSEDENKFEMGQGHVAMPNTGFRQIFQAKRQRITSAQHQGQ comes from the coding sequence ATGGCCGAGGAGTCTCAAGGGATTAAGCTGTTTGGTGCAATGATTACATTGAACCGTGGGGAAGTAAACAAAGGAGAAAAGGGAAGCGAATATGAGAGGGTGGAGAAGAGAGCAGAGAAGATAATACCCTGTCCGAGATGCAAGAGCATGGAAACTAAGTTCTGTTACTTCAATAACTACAACGTTAATCAGCCAAGGCATTTCTGCAAGAGCTGCCAGAGGTACTGGACGGCTGGTGGGGCCCTCCGAAACGTCGCGGTGGGCGCCGGTCGCCGGAAGGTTAAGTCACCGTGCCATGGAGCCGGTGTCTATGAAAGTACTTCTGAAGATGAAAACAAGTTTGAGATGGGTCAGGGACACGTTGCCATGCCCAACACTGGTTTCCGGCAGATTTTTCAGGCCAAGCGGCAGAGGATCACCTCAG